From the genome of Nicotiana sylvestris chromosome 2, ASM39365v2, whole genome shotgun sequence, one region includes:
- the LOC104249878 gene encoding non-specific lipid-transfer protein 2-like isoform X1, whose product MKKGCSLVAVMLVVVLIGDQLGASEAVTCSATQLSPCLGAITSGTPPSQACCARLRAQQPCLCGYMRDPNLRQYVNSSNARKVASSCGVSIPSC is encoded by the coding sequence atgaagaagggttgtTCTTTGGTTGCAGTAATGTTGGTGGTGGTCCTTATTGGTGACCAATTGGGGGCGAGCGAGGCGGTGACATGCAGCGCCACACAGCTGAGCCCGTGCTTGGGGGCGATCACATCAGGAACGCCCCCATCACAGGCTTGTTGCGCTAGGCTGAGGGCCCAACAGCCTTGCCTTTGTGGATATATGAGGGATCCTAACCTTAGGCAGTATGTCAACTCTTCTAATGCCAGGAAAGTTGCTAGCTCCTGCGGAGTTAGCATTCCCAGTTGTTAA
- the LOC104249878 gene encoding non-specific lipid-transfer protein 2-like isoform X2 — MLVVVLIGDQLGASEAVTCSATQLSPCLGAITSGTPPSQACCARLRAQQPCLCGYMRDPNLRQYVNSSNARKVASSCGVSIPSC, encoded by the coding sequence ATGTTGGTGGTGGTCCTTATTGGTGACCAATTGGGGGCGAGCGAGGCGGTGACATGCAGCGCCACACAGCTGAGCCCGTGCTTGGGGGCGATCACATCAGGAACGCCCCCATCACAGGCTTGTTGCGCTAGGCTGAGGGCCCAACAGCCTTGCCTTTGTGGATATATGAGGGATCCTAACCTTAGGCAGTATGTCAACTCTTCTAATGCCAGGAAAGTTGCTAGCTCCTGCGGAGTTAGCATTCCCAGTTGTTAA